The DNA region AGAAGCAAGATTCCGTACCCAAAGACATCAGTTTTCTCAGAAGACTGGCCTGTGCACAGATATTCCGGAGCAATATGCCCAACAGTGCCACGAACAGCCGTTGTAACATGGGAATCACGGTGATCCAACAGCTTTGCTAGCCCAAAATCACCAACAACAGCCTCAAAGTCTTCATCAAGCAGGATGTTCGCTGCCTTGACATCACGATGGATTATTTTAGGGTCACACTGCTCATGTAGATACAGCAGTCCCCTTGCTGTTCCTAACGCAATCCTCCTTCGTCTTGACCAGTCTAAGACAGGTCTACCATGATTGTGATCTACAACGAGGATATGTATCAGCTTGTACACAATAAGACTCGTATAAGAAAAGAGTTGACTGCACATAAACTTGATGAGATTCCATCCTAAAAGcaatcctaaaaccaattggtattagGAGGAGCAGTCGATGTGGGAtacatgtgggttatttttcaACAAGCTTGTTGATGACACATATGAATGTGTATTTAAAAGTTGGTAGTTAAGCGTAAAAATGCGATAGGGAGTAAATTTAAGCACATTAACAAAACAAAGCAAACGCATGAAGTATATCAAGAAGTTAACCTTTTAACCGAGATGCTACGCTACCATTCGACATATAAGGGTAGACAAGAAGCCGTTCATTTTCAGTGGAACAGAACCCACAAAGCCGAAGAAGATTCCGATGAACAGCTAGACTAATAGTTTCAACTTCCGTCTGAAACTGGATTTCCCCGGCAGTAATGTTATAGTCCTTCAATCTTTTCACCGCGACTATTGTTCCATCACTTAGGATGCCCTTGTATACTATGCCGAATCCTCCTCTTCCTAGTATGTTTTTCGTGCTAAAATGACCAGTTGCAGAACGCAACTCTTTGAAACTATATCTCTTCAAATGGCCAAGACAGATCTCAGGATCATATTGTTCTGCTAAACAAGAAATTATCAGCTAAAAGTAGAATCTAACTAAACAACAAAACACTGTAACTACGAAAAAATCAACCAAGATTCCAAAAGTAAGGAAAACCCAATGATTATAATGCGTTTTATGCCTCGAATCAGATGCACATTTTTAAAAACGAGCTACCACGAAAACTATCTCTTTTTCCATACATTATGTTACCAACTTTCGATACGAGTAAGTTGTAGTTCTAATTTCTGGGAAAAAGTACTATACTCGGAGGGAGATCTCTAATTTTTCTattgaataatttgcgaattatagccttaaactttagcacttttgcgaattacagccttaatgtttgttttttgcgaattatagccaCCCAAGTATCAAAATCTATAGTGTTCAAGCCAAATCACAAAATTTCGACCATTTTGGTGGACGGAATTTATGTTAAGTAGTCGAAATTCTGTTATTCGGCTTAAACACcgtaaactttgatactttggtggctgtAAAAGTCCAAAAGTTTAAGGTtttaattcacaaattatttttttttatattccaAATGTGCAATATGCTTCATTTTACTCAAAAATTCTCAAGCTCTTGAGAACTATAACCAACACTTTACTAAGAAAAAAACTTCAtataaaacctcaaaaatcTCTACATTTTTAGCATGAAACAAAAAATGTgcatattcattaataattcAAGGAGAAGAATTTAAAGAGCTGACGGATGACAAACCATTAACATCAAAGAAAATCTGTCTCCTACGGCCATAACACCACCAAACGCCGAGCATAATGACAGCTAGAGTCAAAAGAGAAGCACTACAGCCAACACCGATTGCTACAGCAGCACGATGATTCTTCCTGCCAGATTTTGATTGAGCTGCAAAAGCACAAAGTGGCCATGATTTGACAATGGTTAAAGCATAAAGGCAAGAACATGAAAGCACCTTAAATTGTCCAaggcaaaaatttgtttagttgCACCTTTTGACAATCAATAAAAGGGTATATATTCTTTGAATAGATACCTCTAAGAGTATCTGGCGGAAAGGACAGGGGCTCAGGAGATACCACAGAGCAGTTAGTACTCGAGCTTGTTCCACATATCAAAGGGTTGCCGATAATCCTGAAACAAGCAATATTATAGCGAAATTTCTATTACGAAAGTTATATTATGTGGGCAAGCATGATGCCACACAGACAGCTGATCTATAGAAAGCTTACTTGAAGGTCCGGGTGGATATTTTAGGCAAGGAGCCACTTAAATTGTTGAATGAAAGATCCCTGCAATCGATTCAAACACGCAAAATGATGATCCCAAATTTAAGCGAAGAGTGTGCCATCTCAAACCACATTTGGCAAATTAAATGACAATGAAGTTCAAAGGGTAACTTACACAAGAGTCAGACTTTCAATTTTTGAGAGAGATTCAGGGCAAGGTCCGGTAAGGCTGTTGTTGTTTAGCCGCCTGACTTGTACAAAAGAGGCAAAAGAACATGACAATCAATACAAGAAAATTacttcaaaatcaaaatgacaaAAGTGGAAAGATTTTAAACAGAGTATATAACACATCTTGGAGCCTCAACTTTAAAAGCGTGGATACAGTCTTCCACTTGAAACGAGGGATGGATGAGATTTGAACCCGTAAATTTGGCTTTTAATACCATGTCATGTGACTCACACCAACTCAACCAAGATCTTAATCCAATGGCTGAGGCCCCAAGATACGTCATATACTCTATTATTTACCTTAAATTTATGAAAAGAGGGATAAATTGCATGATAGCTGCAATGAGAAGGAAACTtacaagtaatttaaaattttcaaatctcCTAAAGAGCTGGGTATCGTCCCAGTGAAAGAATTATTTGAAAGATCCAAGGTCTGAAGCATCTCCAACTTTCCAAGCTCAGGAGGAATGGAACCAGATATTGCATTGTTTTGTAGCAACCTACTCAAGGCATTAATGAGTAACATTACCGGTGTGGTTCTAGGCATGTGCAAGGTGTCCAAGGTGCACAAAACACCTTATATTAAGAGGCATCAAATATTAAGTGACATTAATTTAcataaactttaatttatttcagcccgtcttgtatgagagaCGGTCCATACAAAAGGCTCATTAgtacaaaaacattaaaaaaaagaaaagataaataaattcTCACTTGTACAAGAAGCAGTTTTTTATAAATAGTTTGGGCTGACTCAATTGAAGTCGTCTCACGGTAAGACAGCCTCAATAGAGAATTAGTGAATTTAGTTTAGTTACTTGTTTTTAGcccttaaaaattcaaaaaaaatgtaAACTAAACAGGCCTAAAAACTATTGTGTATTTTTACTCCGCCATGAATAACACACATAATCGCCTGAATTACATAGCTAAGATGCAAATTTTGGCAAAAACCCCTTAAGAAACTGATACAGAAAATACCAGAGCAACTAAAAATACAGGACACTCaggaagtaaaataaaatacttacacaGATTCCAATTTAGTGAGGTTCCGAATAGCAGGAGATAACATCCCAGATAAACTTTGACTAGGAAGGCCCCTAAAGAACAAATCAACTTATCAAAATAAGTAGTCAATTAAGAATTATGGCTCTCTACTGAATAGGTAAAATTGAATCAACATACAGGGAAGAAACATAGCCATCTGTAGAGCAAGTAATCATTCTCCAGCTGCAAGGATCTACAGCATTGATGTCCCAATTCTCAAGAACATTATAAGGATCCTTCAGTCCATTTTTTATGGTCATCAAGGCAACAACTGAAAAGATTTTGCAGAAACAAAAAGAATTACATGTTCAtatcataacaaataaaatttcatactgtcaagaaaccaactcaaccaaaagcttacgCCGATGGCTAAGGCCCCAAGATATGAttttatactctaacacgccccctcacacgaaagTCCTTTGGGCAAGAAGTGTGGATGAGACACAGACCCTCCTCATACCCggtgctgaatattccactttaaacgaagtgtggttgagattcgaacccgtgaccacTTGTCACAGTGGCTTCTAATACCATATCAAGGGACCAACtctaagcttttggttgaggccctagcatatgttatatactctaacaccaCCAGCAAGAACTACAACTAAACATTCTCAATCAGAGTATATAATGTGTGGCTTCAACCATCCTAGACTTAAGCTTTCGATTGAGTTGATTTCAACGTGGTATCAGAGTGGCTAATGGCCTTAGCCCCGGgtaatgttatatactctatcattatagaaaagaaaatttgagaAGTTTGTGATGGAAAAACTGTTATACAGAGACATGAAACCACTTCTACACAGAAAGACAAAGATTTGATTAAATGAAGTGCCAAAAGCCAACTGAAGAGCAGAATTAATATTATTGTGGCCCCTTTAAAAAATTAGGTGGAGAACAAGAAGGGAATTTATTTCTGAACCTCAAATGgaaattaacaaattacacacACACATTAATGAGCAAGAATCTGATTGGAGATGAAACATAAATTTCTAGCCAACTGCAATAAAGAAATTCTACAAAATTTCAACTTATAAAAGCAATTAATGAGGaacaaaaattataagaaagGGACTAAATATAACTAACCTTCATAGTTTACACCAGTAGGTGATAAAGTTGCACAAACAGCCCCCAAAGAAATCAGGAAAAACAATCCTAATGTGATAATCTGCATTCTTTTTCTCTCAATCTTCATGGTAATTCATGCAGTTAATTTACAGCTTCAAATGAGCAAAACCCACTTAAAAAtataacccaaaaaaaaaaagatctcATTTTTCCTCAAAATTTCAATTCATTTTCCTGAAAAACTGGATTTTCGACATATTGCCTTATCCAAAGCCacttttgtgtttttttttcccTACAAAGTGACCTCAAATTGGGAATCCCAGAAACTCAACTATCATTACAATGACTTTCTCAACCTCCACTCTGTATAAGACCCAAAAAAGTAGGATTTTTCTAATTTACTGGTAAATAAAAATTGCCCAGATGGTTAAAACTCACTATTTCAAGAAATTGTTTGCATAAGAAGCAAAAAAGACAGGATCTTTACAAATATGCTGCTCAATGAGAATTGCCTAGATAGTAAAAACTCACTATTTCAAGCAATTCTTGCAAAAGAAGCAGTGTTTTTGGTCAGAAAGTGATTCAAAATCAGAACCCACTTGAAGAAGGATGAAACAAAACACAACAAAGAGGATGAGCATAAAACTTTTTAgagaaacaagaaaaaaaactcTGAATTTTCTGAGATCTAGAAACCCaataaatatttcttttaaaaaatttctccTCTCTGAGTACTTTGCTATCCAAAAATATTAGCAATAACTGATCCCCACAAATTCTTTCATGTGAAGGTGTGTTAATTTGGGTTTTAGTTTGCTGCACTCTTTCAATAAGAGTGATTCCATTTCTTCatcattttatcttttttttttctctttttatttatctCTCAAACCAACCCACACAAAAGCAAGCAAATAGGATCAAAATCAGTGTGGTGTTCCACTGATTCACAGAAGCAACCAAACAAACAGAGTCCCCCAATATACTGCCAAAATGAGGGGGATATTTGCTTATAAAAAAGGGGGGAAATTTGAGTActgtttttcttttattatgatTCTATTTCACCTTCGTGTATAGTTAGTGTAGTAGCTACATTTGTATGGATATGAGAATtaaaaaagtgattgacctataTTGTagttgattgtttactttatagagtatagtattttattattgttaattgaaaaagaaaaagaaaaataggttgttaggttattttatagagtataatatagtattttattatagagtatagggtaggataaaaataggagtaggtagaactttaaatgattgtttcattactaaaaacgaaaatgtagcaagtaatatgaaatcgccaaaaaatgaaaatgtagcgggtattatggaatggaggaagtatttgCTTCCTGTATTTGATCCAATTCacttattcaatttttaatatctttaattgtacataattaaaaattatagaaagttgatataaataatatttgcattaagacgaatcaaacaaaatttcacttgactatgttttaacttatagattaataataaatacaaattaagagtaagagataaatagtataaaaaaaataaataagacattaCTAGTGAACTGGAAGAAGTATTTGACTTCTAATTATTGACCAAAATTTAATAGTTGTATTACTGAAAAGCTAATACTTATAATTAAGATTTTAAGTGACAATTAGTTATTAATTGTTGTTGCTTTACAGTATAACTTTTGTTTATGGCTAGGTTATTTaccatttataaataaaaaatagttaaaagctaacaaaaaaaaacaagttatctcaaaaaaaaaaaaaaaaaaagccatttATAAATGCACTCTTTATTTTTTGTTACCATTATTCTATCAtgtcatcatatcatacaataatTACTTTTTTGTATAGATTTAAATTTTAGAAAGAAAATTCAAAgataaattaagtatttatatgattttattaataCAACCCTATATATACCGAAATTAGAATCTAACGTGCTTAATTACAGCACGTGTCATAATCATAGTAAagttatatttacatatatattcatGATTACAATAATATGCATTATGAGAGTTTTTATCGtgattaattctatttttaatttataataaacatatttctATTTGTCACGTTTTAGATTGCTATATATTTCATGTTTTAATGCCCCACTTAACTTagtatatttcattttaaagaaataatccTCACAACTTTTAATGGTTTTCAGTcacataatttttttcttttaacattatcattttattttaataagtttatttaGTAGAATTGTGTcactacttttttttaattttaataactaTACTGTTTTTTATAATCGTATACAAACAGATTGGCTCAAGTGGCAAACAAACACcgcagtgctatgtgatagaaaattcccaagcaagttaaaaagaaaattttatcgGGCGGCAATCAGATCTGCTcagctatatgggaccgaacgTTGGCCcataaagaagattttcaaacaTAAGATGGAAATTAcggaaatgcgtatgctgaggtagATGCGTGGGCACACTTTAATGGATCGAATtagaaaccaagagtttagggacaaactaggggtagcccctatatctggaaaaatgcgcgaaaatagtttgaagtggtttgaccatgtgcagagaaagactttcgacgcaccggtgaggagggtagaaagtattatagtaaagggtaagaggagtcgaagAAGACCCAGAAGAATTTGGGAAGAGTTGACTTGTATTAGTTAAACCTCTCTGTGGACCTGACTAGAgataggagcagttggagacaccatatccatgtcttagattactgatgtcctcttagtttAACATTTTTAGTGTTCTTAACCAACTGCTTTTAACGTTTCCTTTCTTTTAGcgctttgttttttttttttgtagtggtttttatttttgtaggcctttaagttatctttcaTGTGTAATCACGTctatttatctttctcgagccgagggacttCTTTGGCCACGCTTTCTTTTACGAATATGAGTTGTCGCTGTCTTTTCCTCCCAAACCCTAACCTTAGTTTTCTATAAGCGAGATACATTAaataagatgatgatgacgacgattttttttataactatACATGACAATATGTTAGCAAGAACACTAAAGAATTACTCCTATTAAATTAGAGATTGAAGCggagaaaatatattttaattagaataataatttaaacaatttaTTAATTGTACTAAGTATTTTTGTTAAGGAGAATAATTGGGGTTACATAAAGTTTAGTGGAGAAAAACAATAAAGTAGGGTGATGGGATTGAGGGGATGTATGGGACTTTGAAATTTGAGCAGAAGAATTCAGAGAGAACAATTGGATGTTTTGTGGTAAAAGTGATggacaaaatttttaaaataatttacattGGTTACTCTTattctttttataaaagaaaaagtttttttggcaggTCACGTGCCCGAGTTGTCTATCTGATTTGTGTTGCCTTTGCCCTTTTTGGTGCCAAACTTTTTTGACTCCTTGGTTGCAATTTTTTGAgagattattttatttgtttgatcTAATACATACTctctctgtttttttttatttttcattttgactttTTCACAAATATTAAAGAAGATAGAATTTTTGAGTTGTAGtttgtgttattttaattaaatattagtgtaaattaatgattgtattggaagtatgaggttatagtgggtattattttaattaaatagtagtgtaaagtaatgattatattgaaagtatgagagagaaaataattataaataaaagaaaatgggtacattaaaagaaaatgggggagtttaaggggtaaaagtgggataaaaactttctaaaaatagaaagtattctagagtggaagaacttttgaaactacccgttatagtaacgtgaaagataaaaaaagaacggagggggtacttaatatcataaaataaatatttacaagtttaaaatgattaattaaaaaggttgATCATATAGATTCATTATATGGTGTGTctattttttataagttttaataatttttagagaaaattataataaactacctattctatacccctctttgcaaaaaactaccttatctaaaattttttgcaaaaaactactttatataataataataataataataataataataataataataataataataataataataataataaaaataataataaaaataaaaataataataataaaaataataataataataataataataataataataataaaaataaaaagtaaaaataaaaaaaataaataatgataataaaaatataaaaatttttttcaaaatttttttataaattattattattattatttttatttttgtttttatttttattattattattattattattattattattattattattattattattattattattattattgttattattattattattaatttttatattattattatttttatttttccaattttttattattattattattattattattattattattattattattgttattattattattattaatttttatattattattatttttatttttccaatttttttttattattattatttttatttttatttttttttatttttactttttattattattattattattattattatttttatttttattattatttttattattattattattattattattattattattattttttatttttttattttttaaggtcacgtgatagtcaacggttaattttaacggtcaAATGcaaaaaaccgttataaggtagtcttttgcaaagaaatgtattatataaggtagttttttgcaaaaaattttagataatgtagttttttgcaaagaggggtatagaataggtagtttattgtaattttctctaatttttattGTATCTATAATTCCATGGTTAAGAGGCCCACGACCCCAATGGACTTCATTTATGGGCAAATGGTAGAATCGATCTCTTatcaaaattagagaaaaagaaaaagaatttggttcctaaaatatttttttgacttttaatcTGATATAAgtcttaattttataaaatgtatttaaagtttgttttttgCTTCATAGGAGTCGTTTAATGATTATGtaacacttatttttttttttttttaaattctcttACTATGAGTTGATAAATTAGaaagatttaagtggtaaacaCTACTAGTAGAGTTAAAGTTTAACATAACAAATCTAAAACACACACATCATGCATCATGATAATCCTGTTGCTGGTATATTGACTTTGTAATTTTCTGCCAGATCATAtagatagaaaaaataaaaagatttggGCTCCCACCCTTAGATTACAAGACACCCATTATGTTATTtacctttttatcttttttagttttACATAAAAAGTCTTTTGGCTAGTCCTTTTTTTTTGGTGAAACTATGCTCTCACAAATTCAAAAGTAGGAAGACAGTTAAGCTTGATTAGTCATTGATTAGAACATCTCAATATGATATAATTACTCTAATAAGAAATTATGTGGAAAAATTAGAGAATTAAGTCTTATTTCAATCGAAGTAAATATCACTTTTCTCAGCTAATTATTTAGAACTTAATTTTCATATAGTCCTTTTATTCTCTCGGTCTACTctgttataataaaaaaaatttaaaaataaagattagaTGAACTTTTCATTACTCGTACTATTTCCACGCACTAGTATGAATAAAATTTGGTTGAAATTTGATCAACCTTTTTCATCGAAAATAATTTGATAAATAGCAAAACTTTAGTTAGatcattttatcatttttactcTGTTTAATctgatattttaaattttgactttttcgcattattttacatttgaatttaaaaacaggctaaaaaagaaagagaataattaatcttttaaatcaaaCGCCTttcacaatatttaaaaaaaaaattcttaaccACTTGGAGTATTTCTAATATGTGGTTATATTAATGAGTCAAAAGTTATATTTAAGGCATAGGCATAGGCGCATAGGATAtaactttattagcttcttatTATTCTATACGATATGTTCTCTAAATGAAATAGCCACATTATATCCTATCGACACAACCGATCAAAGATAAAGCAATTTATTATCAGATATATtctctttattattttattgtccAATTTACACTTGTAAGTAGTATTCGACCACGTCGTGATCATAAAGCATACTTCTATTTGATTTGAATTCACTTTGACATTCCTCCACACTTTTAATAAGTGACATTATATATGACTTCATCAACAAAGATGCCACTTAATTTGACTCCTTTTTCTTCCTTTATTTCtcaattctttatttatagCTCCGCACTACTAtatctaaattttaattacatgCACCCACTCCTTGTAACGAGGCACTGTCTCTTAGagaaacaacttcaaaacaacaagaaattcacattcttattttctctttaatgtatattaattgggctatttagttCATATATCTAATACATCTCTCGAAGAGACCGTCTTTCACTACAATTTGtgaattatactccctcctattcagcttatgtgtcctatttccttttatggtttagtcaccttaattgtcccatttctatttttggtatggatttttgacttttatgctcTTAGTtactttatcttattttcaattataccctcaattacccatactaattttcctcccttacattaaaaaactcataatactaCTCTATTTCCTACCCTAAGgatcccacttttgactctctttAAAATCCGTGataagtcaaatgggactcctaaggtgaataggagggagtatgttttttctattataatatataatattataaagatATGGACAATTATCAATGTAATTAAAGATATAATGGCTAAATGGAGTATATTAGACTTTtacatatattattaatcaGATTTGCATATTGATGATTAATGTATTACTTGAACATGAGCATTGTATATGTTCTTATATATGATGtatattacataatttaatgaatatttatttaaaatgatcTGTATGTAACTTGTAAGGACAAAACTTTATCACGTTATTAAGCCAATAATATTGAGTATTTTCTAATTCTATACCGAATTTAATTCCTCATAATTATctattaataaaacaaattgtATTTAAAAGTAAACCAAATATGTGGTGTAAAGGGCCTTATGGCTTATAGTGTTGTTTCCCTCATTCTTGGGAATCATGCTCCTCATTTTGGCAGTTATTCCCACACGATAACGAACATTTGTTAATTACCATTTACCTACGCCACTATTTCTTGACTTTTGCCTTTCACTTTATTTGATGTTTTTACATCTATGTATGATTAATTACTTCCTCCCTTTCAAATTACTTGGTCCAAATTAATTTTtgcattattcatcattctattataatttatatattttggttattatacgacaaaaaaaacatagtcatgtgaaaTATAGTTTTATTCGTCTCATCACATATTTTtcttatatcaaatttttataatttttaattatatataactttaaatataaataattgatTCAATTAATGTAAATAGGAAGAATATTTCAGCATGAATGATATCAAACTACAATACTACTTGAAACTCTAAATCCTCAAATTCTGTATGGTACTTTTATGTAAAATATTGGGATGTTATCAAAACAAATAATACTGATCATCACTTAAATTGTTATGAATTTgttacattattttaatttttatctagtTTTGCTtgcaataaatcaaaatttaaatataattactattttggaGTCAATCTGCTGTTGGgataactaattattataagacTACGTAGTCATATTATATATCTACATTTAAATGCTTAGTCAAATGAATTAAAGAAAATTCATTACAATACAAATACAGATATAGGACAATAAATAAGAAAGTTTCatataagaaaatgaaaagttacatataaattacatttattttttactgATTTCCTCCTACGTAAATGAATAATTTAGAAAAGCATATGTTGACATAATGGTTAAAgacttttttaattgttatgaATTATAAGAGATGTTTAATTCGCACAACCTACAACAAGATTAATCCTCCTTTCTCACTTGCATTTAGTGGATTATTTGTTTATCTTTACCTAAAAAGTGTCATGATTCACTTTCTTAAACACAAATGTAACAAATTTACCAAGATATAATCCTTCAATTACAAACATATGTATTTGGTCCATACATGCTCCAAACAGATCGACGACCTGATCTTTTACCGATCTTGTAATCGAATGTAACTCTTATATGaatttaaactgaaattaaaattatgtaaaaatcaatttggacaaaaaatttaattttgaacatATTCAAAATAATTGACCTAAATTGACCAAATAAT from Amaranthus tricolor cultivar Red isolate AtriRed21 chromosome 3, ASM2621246v1, whole genome shotgun sequence includes:
- the LOC130808173 gene encoding protein NSP-INTERACTING KINASE 3 isoform X2; this translates as MKIERKRMQIITLGLFFLISLGAVCATLSPTGVNYEVVALMTIKNGLKDPYNVLENWDINAVDPCSWRMITCSTDGYVSSLGLPSQSLSGMLSPAIRNLTKLESVLLQNNAISGSIPPELGKLEMLQTLDLSNNSFTGTIPSSLGDLKILNYLRLNNNSLTGPCPESLSKIESLTLVDLSFNNLSGSLPKISTRTFKIIGNPLICGTSSSTNCSVVSPEPLSFPPDTLRAQSKSGRKNHRAAVAIGVGCSASLLTLAVIMLGVWWCYGRRRQIFFDVNEQYDPEICLGHLKRYSFKELRSATGHFSTKNILGRGGFGIVYKGILSDGTIVAVKRLKDYNITAGEIQFQTEVETISLAVHRNLLRLCGFCSTENERLLVYPYMSNGSVASRLKDHNHGRPVLDWSRRRRIALGTARGLLYLHEQCDPKIIHRDVKAANILLDEDFEAVVGDFGLAKLLDHRDSHVTTAVRGTVGHIAPEYLCTGQSSEKTDVFGYGILLLELITGEKALDFGRASNQKGVMLDWVKKLHNEGKLNQLVDKDLKNNYDRMELAEMAQVALLCTQFNPSHRPKMSEVLRMLEGDGLADKWEASQRNETPRSRSSEPQRYSDYIEESSLVVEAMELSGPR
- the LOC130808173 gene encoding protein NSP-INTERACTING KINASE 3 isoform X1, with protein sequence MKIERKRMQIITLGLFFLISLGAVCATLSPTGVNYEVVALMTIKNGLKDPYNVLENWDINAVDPCSWRMITCSTDGYVSSLGLPSQSLSGMLSPAIRNLTKLESVLLQNNAISGSIPPELGKLEMLQTLDLSNNSFTGTIPSSLGDLKILNYLRLNNNSLTGPCPESLSKIESLTLVDLSFNNLSGSLPKISTRTFKIIGNPLICGTSSSTNCSVVSPEPLSFPPDTLRAQSKSGRKNHRAAVAIGVGCSASLLTLAVIMLGVWWCYGRRRQIFFDVNAEQYDPEICLGHLKRYSFKELRSATGHFSTKNILGRGGFGIVYKGILSDGTIVAVKRLKDYNITAGEIQFQTEVETISLAVHRNLLRLCGFCSTENERLLVYPYMSNGSVASRLKDHNHGRPVLDWSRRRRIALGTARGLLYLHEQCDPKIIHRDVKAANILLDEDFEAVVGDFGLAKLLDHRDSHVTTAVRGTVGHIAPEYLCTGQSSEKTDVFGYGILLLELITGEKALDFGRASNQKGVMLDWVKKLHNEGKLNQLVDKDLKNNYDRMELAEMAQVALLCTQFNPSHRPKMSEVLRMLEGDGLADKWEASQRNETPRSRSSEPQRYSDYIEESSLVVEAMELSGPR